The nucleotide sequence ACTAATGTGTTTCAATTTCTGTTTCTTCTTTTTAGAAGGAAATTTTATGTGATTGACTTAATAGTATCAACAAGTAACGAGCAATGTTAGCTCTTTTATAATAAAAGAACTTTGCCAAAGTTTCAATAGCTTGTTGCGCTACAACCTTTGGCAAAGTTTTATTACTGATAATCAGTTGTTTTTATCTATTGAGAGGGAGCAACCATTAAAGAGGCATTGGGCGTTCTTTCTTCTTCACAGCTCCTACTATAGCCGAGATAATAACACCTCCAATAGCAGAGCCCAATATCGATGAAAAGAATGTCCATACCACAGAAGGCTTGCTCTCAAGTGTTTTTTCACGAAGCTCTTCCATTTGTTCTTCACTGAAATTAGAGGTAAAAGCACTCATTTTTTCCATTGTAACCTCTACTACTTTTTCATAATAGTTAGGGTCAATAACAGTAGTGTAGATTACACTGTAAATAGCAGCGATTACCCCTCCTACGAGAGCGGTTACTATCCCCACTTTAATAGCTTCACCTACAGTTAAGAAACCGTCGTTAGCCGTTTTGTACTGCTGAACAGCCATCACGATAAAAACTACACAGATAGCTAAATTCAATAGCCAAGTGATAGCACCTATCAAAAAACTTCCAGTGTACAAAAGGTTGGTTACGTACAGCAATACGCTTAAAACTACACAAGCAACCCCCAATAAAATACCGTTTCTAAGTGCAATACTTAGGAAATTTACATTTTTTGTTTCCATAAACATTGAATATTTAAGTTAATGCCACAAAAGTAGAAAAAATATTAATACATACAATAAAAAAAATAATTTTTTCTTCTTTTTTTCTCACCTCGGAAATCCCCTTGTATAAATCATTTCTTATAAACACCAGTTCTACAACAAATTATCTTCTGCTCTCAATCTTATTTTCGCTTTAGTGTTATGGACTTTGCCAAGATTTAACTTTGGCAGAGTAGAAGTCCTCTCAATAACCTTCTTTTTATCTCTGTTTTAACGTTAACTTACCTTCGCCTTTTGTTCGTTCATTGTTCGTCATTTGTTCGTCATTTGTTCGTCTTTTGTTCGTTCTTTGTTCGTTCTTTGTTCGTCTTTTGTTCGTTCATTTTTTATCTGC is from Capnocytophaga ochracea DSM 7271 and encodes:
- a CDS encoding DUF4199 domain-containing protein, with the protein product MFMETKNVNFLSIALRNGILLGVACVVLSVLLYVTNLLYTGSFLIGAITWLLNLAICVVFIVMAVQQYKTANDGFLTVGEAIKVGIVTALVGGVIAAIYSVIYTTVIDPNYYEKVVEVTMEKMSAFTSNFSEEQMEELREKTLESKPSVVWTFFSSILGSAIGGVIISAIVGAVKKKERPMPL